One region of Ictalurus furcatus strain D&B chromosome 17, Billie_1.0, whole genome shotgun sequence genomic DNA includes:
- the LOC128621069 gene encoding olfactory receptor 10A3-like, producing the protein MSIYTETLYKNSTTNIPEFVIEGFTGIPAKYYGLVGTFFFFIYLMLASGNVFILVFVACEKSLQKPTYIIFCNLAISDLGFGTTTLPGIIAKYWMSEIISFNGCFTQMYFVHYFGTCTSFLMALMALDRFVAICNPLRYPVLITHTTIVILCSVLWIGNLLILGAITAYTLSVPYCGPNIIRHCYCDSVSIRNLACADITAIQDTTFAIAMTVLWGPLFYIIFSYVAIIISVMKISNKDGRYKAFLTCTPQLFIICLYYLPRSFVYIARNVGFRFETNLYIAMVMTYSLFPALINPLIYCFRTKEIKDTLMKKLKQRQVRVNRKSILT; encoded by the coding sequence ATGTCTATCTATACTGaaacactgtacaaaaacaGCACGACCAATATTCCTGAATTTGTCATTGAAGGATTCACAGGAATTCCTGCTAAGTATTATGGATTGGTAGgaacctttttcttcttcatttatcTGATGCTGGCATCTGGGAACGTTTTCATCCTTGTATTTGTGGCATGTGAAAAAAGTCTTCAGAAGCCAACGTATATCATCTTCTGTAATCTTGCAATATCAGATCTTGGATTTGGAACTACAACTCTGCCAGGAATCATTGCTAAGTACTGGATGTCAGAGATCATTTCATTCAATGGTTGTTTTACACAAATGTATTTTGTCCATTATTTTGGGACTTGCACCTCATTTCTTATGGCATTAATGGCCCTTGATCGATTTGTTGCCATATGTAACCCATTGAGATATCCAGTTCTGATTACACACACCACTATTGTGATTCTTTGTTCAGTGCTTTGGATAGGAAACCTCCTCATTCTTGGTGCAATTACTGCATATACCCTTAGTGTGCCTTACTGTGGCCCAAATATTATACGTCACTGCTACTGTGACAGTGTTTCAATAAGAAATCTAGCATGTGCAGACATAACAGCCATACAAGACACTACTTTTGCCATTGCTATGACTGTACTGTGGGGTcctttattttatatcatattttctTATGTGGCCATCATTATTTCAGTCATGAAAATCTCAAATAAAGATGGACGCTATAAAGCCTTTTTAACATGTACTCCACAGCTATTTATCATCTGCCTGTACTATCTCCCCAGAAGTTTTGTGTATATTGCACGTAATGTTGGATTTCGTTTTGAAACAAACCTCTATATTGCAATGGTAATGACGTACAGTCTTTTCCCTGCCCTCATTAATCCACTCATCTACTGCTTTAGGACCAAAGAAATTAAGGacacattaatgaaaaaattaaAGCAAAGACAGGTGAGGGTAAATAGAAAAAGTATTTTAACCTAA
- the LOC128621068 gene encoding olfactory receptor 2AT4-like, whose product MSIYTETLYKNSTTNIPEFVLEGFTGIPAKYYGLVGTFFFFIYLMLASGNVFILVFVACEKSLQKPTYIIFCNLAISDLGFGTTTLPRIIAKYWMSEIISFNGCFTQMYFVHYFGTCTSFLMALMALDRFVAICNPLRYPVLITHTTIAILCSVLWIEPLLQLGVVTAHILNVPYCGPNIIRHCYCDHVSIRNLACADITAIKDTSTALAMTVLWGPLIYIIFSYVAIIISVMKISNKDGRYKAFLTCTPQLFIICLYYLPRSFVYIALNVGFHFETNLYIAVVMTYSLFPALINPLIYCFRTKEIKDTLMKKLKQRQVRVNRKSILT is encoded by the coding sequence ATGTCTATCTATACTGaaacactgtacaaaaacaGCACGACCAATATTCCTGAATTTGTCCTTGAAGGATTCACAGGAATTCCTGCCAAGTATTATGGATTGGTAGgaacctttttcttcttcatttatcTGATGCTGGCATCTGGGAACGTTTTCATCCTTGTATTTGTGGCATGTGAAAAAAGTCTTCAGAAGCCAACGTATATCATCTTCTGTAATCTTGCAATATCAGATCTTGGATTTGGAACTACAACTCTGCCCAGAATCATTGCTAAGTACTGGATGTCAGAGATCATTTCATTCAATGGTTGTTTTACACAAATGTATTTTGTCCATTATTTTGGGACTTGCACCTCATTTCTTATGGCATTAATGGCCCTTGATCGATTTGTTGCCATATGTAACCCATTGAGATATCcagttctgatcacacacaccactattGCGATTCTTTGTTCAGTGCTTTGGATAGAACCCCTCCTCCAGCTTGGTGTCGTTACTGCACATATCCTTAATGTGCCTTATTGTGGCCCAAATATTATACGTCACTGCTACTGTGACCATGTTTCAATAAGAAATCTAGCATGTGCAGACATAACAGCCATAAAAGACACTAGTACTGCCCTTGCTATGACTGTACTGTGGGGTCCTTTaatttatatcatattttctTATGTGGCCATCATTATTTCAGTCATGAAAATCTCAAATAAAGATGGACGCTATAAAGCCTTTTTAACATGTACTCCACAGCTATTTATCATCTGCCTGTACTATCTCCCCAGAAGTTTTGTGTATATTGCACTTAATGTTGGatttcattttgaaacaaaCCTCTATATTGCAGTGGTAATGACGTACAGTCTTTTCCCTGCCCTCATTAATCCACTCATCTACTGCTTTAGGACCAAAGAAATTAAGGacacattaatgaaaaaattaaAGCAAAGACAGGTGAGGGTAAATAGAAAAAGTATTTTAACCTAA
- the LOC128621067 gene encoding olfactory receptor 2AT4-like, with translation MYLVHYFGVVNSYTLAVMAIDRYIAVCYPFRYHSIMSNRNILIISIVVWVFAHSSIIMMVVQASPLPYCGANTFVQCYCDHVSVTRLACTDRTPYSFPDFVYAMVVLLGSLAIIVFSYSCIILAVLQISSAHGRLKVFSICSSQLIIIALFFLPRCFNYLAANIGITFNADLQIAIIMLYSLLPPMINPLQFKNRRS, from the coding sequence ATGTACTTAGTGCATTATTTTGGTGTGGTCAATTCATACACACTAGCTGTAATGGCCATAGATCGATATATAGCAGTCTGCTACCCATTTCGTTACCATTCTATTATGtcaaatagaaatattttaattatctcCATTGTAGTCTGGGTTTTTGCTCATTCTAGCATTATAATGATGGTTGTTCAGGCTTCTCCCCTCCCTTACTGTGGAGCCAACACCTTTGTTCAATGCTATTGTGATCATGTATCTGTTACCCGACTTGCATGCACTGACAGGACTCCATATAGTTTTCCTGATTTTGTTTATGCCATGGTAGTACTGTTGGGATCTCTTGCCATTATTGTGTTCTCCTACTCCTGTATTATTTTAGCTGTCCTACAAATATCAAGTGCACACGGGCGGCTAAAGGTTTTTTCCATATGTAGTTCTCAACTTATTATAATTGCACTCTTCTTCTTACCCAGGTGTTTTAATTACTTGGCTGCAAATATAGGTATCACCTTTAATGCTGATTTGCAAATAGCCATCATTATGCTGTATAGCCTGCTACCGCCAATGATCAATCCTTTACAgtttaaaaacagaagaagttAA
- the LOC128621066 gene encoding olfactory receptor 2AT4-like, giving the protein MSIYTETLYKNSTTNIPEFVLEGFTGIPAKYYGLVGTFFFFIYLMLASGNIFILVFVACEKSLQKPTYIIFCNLAISDLGFGTTTLPGIIAKYWMSEIISFNGCFTQMYFVHYFGTCTSFLMALMALDRFVAICNPLRYPVLITHTTIAILCSVLWIVILLILGVITAHIISVPYCGPNIIRHCYCDHVSIRNLACADITAIKVTSTAIAMTVLWGPLFYIIFSYVAIIISVMKISNKDGRYKAFLTCTPQLFIICLYYLPRSFVYIALNVGFHFETNLYIAVVMTYSLFPALINPLIYCFRTKEIKDTLMKKLKQRQVRVNRKSILT; this is encoded by the coding sequence ATGTCTATCTATACTGaaacactgtacaaaaacaGCACGACCAATATTCCTGAATTTGTCCTTGAAGGATTCACAGGAATTCCTGCTAAGTATTATGGATTGGTAGgaacctttttcttcttcatttatcTGATGCTGGCATCTGGGAACATTTTCATCCTTGTATTTGTGGCATGTGAAAAAAGTCTTCAGAAGCCAACGTATATCATCTTCTGTAATCTTGCAATATCAGATCTTGGATTTGGAACTACAACTCTGCCAGGAATTATTGCTAAGTACTGGATGTCAGAGATCATTTCATTCAATGGTTGTTTTACACAAATGTATTTTGTCCATTATTTTGGGACTTGCACCTCATTTCTTATGGCATTAATGGCCCTTGATCGATTTGTTGCCATATGTAACCCATTGAGATATCCAGTTCTGATTACACACACCACTATTGCGATTCTTTGTTCAGTGCTTTGGATAGTAATCCTCCTCATTCTTGGTGTCATTACTGCACATATCATTAGTGTGCCTTATTGTGGCCCAAATATTATACGTCACTGCTACTGTGACCATGTTTCAATAAGAAATCTAGCATGTGCAGACATAACAGCCATAAAAGTCACTAGTACTGCCATTGCTATGACTGTACTGTGGGGTcctttattttatatcatattttctTATGTGGCAATCATTATTTCAGTCATGAAAATCTCAAATAAAGATGGACGCTATAAAGCCTTTTTAACATGTACTCCACAGCTATTTATCATCTGCCTGTACTATCTCCCCAGAAGTTTTGTGTATATTGCACTTAATGTTGGatttcattttgaaacaaaCCTCTATATTGCAGTGGTAATGACGTACAGTCTTTTCCCTGCCCTCATTAATCCACTCATCTACTGCTTTAGGACCAAAGAAATTAAGGacacattaatgaaaaaattaaAGCAAAGACAGGTGAGGGTAAATAGAAAAAGTATTTTAACCTAA